A genome region from Gymnogyps californianus isolate 813 chromosome 4, ASM1813914v2, whole genome shotgun sequence includes the following:
- the WDR17 gene encoding WD repeat-containing protein 17 isoform X2, which produces MAWMTYISHWFDEDDWYEGQQRAKMSQVKQVGLLAAGCQPWNKDVCAASGDRFAYCATLAIYIYQLDHRYNEFKLRAIMSEHKKTITAISWCPHNPDVFASASADSLVIIWNVTEQKVVAKLDNTKGIPASLSWCWNAGDAVAFVSHRGPLYIWTISGPDSGVTVHREAHSFLSDISLFRWHPKKKGKVVFGHTDGSLSIFQPGSKNQKHVLRPESLEGTDEEDPVTALEWDPLSTDYLLVANLHNGIRLVDSESLSCITTFNFPSAAASVQCLAWVSSAPGMFITGDSQVGVLRIWNVSRTTPIDNFKLKKTGFHGLHVLSSPPKKKSCSSQYPTKNHHTSSTSEAVPPPTLTQNQAFSLPPGHAVCCFMDGGVGLYDMGAKKWDFLRDLGHVETIFDCKFKPDNPDLLATASFDGTIKVWDINTLTAVYTSPGNEGVIYSLSWAPGDLNCIAGATSRNGGFIWDVLKGKMITRFSEHGKNGIFCIAWSHKDSKRIATCSGDGFCIIRTIDGKVLHKYKHPAAVFGCDWSQNNKDMIATGCEDKNVRVYYLATSSDQPLKVFTGHTAKVFHVRWSPLREGILCSGSDDGTVRIWDYTQDACINVLSGHTAPVRGLMWNPEIPYLLISGSWDYTIRVWDTRDGTCLDTVYDHGADVYGLTCHPSRPFTMASCSRDSTVRLWSLTPLINPLQINILADRCWDEIIGNTDRAVESGAPPLLCGKVSRDIKQEVEKLTGNPRGNKLRWFSECFSPPGGSKNLWDLVAVIKGQDDSLLPQNYCKGIMHMKHLIRFRMSKAQELTTVKMSKFGGGIGAPSKEERLKEAAEIHLRLGQIQRYCELMVELGEWDKALSVAPGVSMKYWRKLMQRRADQLIQEENDDVIPYCIAIGDVKKLVSFFTSRGQLKEALLVAQTACEGNIQMSPLSTTSGSSNSGGNNTDDYNELLHKVSKELAEWYFQDGHAVLAACCHLAVENIELAMANLIRGNELELAISVGTVLGESAAQATHYALELLARKCMTVTTCFPSLGYSVIFCLCRDLAADLLMMIPDNKLQLVKLCAFYPGCIAEINDLHEKCNLPDVEECMQLAETIQADGDIFETIKYYLLSTEPEKALPIGIQYVKEQLCGSDWTLDSVCPYLDLLSYIRTERLVLHKCSEFRNELLILCGYIGALLAIRRQYNSIVPALYEYTSQLLKRREVSVPLKIEQLSEELDAWRACTQLNKPSDELPCTPPSEAQRMVYSILVSRIQEEPLKGMVGPDYVTGSNLPSHSDVHISCLTGLRIQGPVFFLEDGKSAVSLNDALMWAKVNPFSPLGTGIRLNPF; this is translated from the exons gcaaaaatgtCACAGGTTAAACAAGTGGGACTTTTAGCTGCTGGATGTCAGCCATGGAACAAGGATGTATGTGCTGCTAGTGGGGACAGATTTGCCTACTGTGCTACCCTTGCTATTTATATTTATCAg cTGGATCACCGATACAATGAATTCAAGCTCCGGGCAATTATGTCTGAGCATAAGAAGACAATCACAGCCATATCTTGGTGTCCCCACAATCCTGACGTGTTTGCAAGTGCCAGTGCAGATAGTTTAGTGATTATTTGGAATGTGACTGAACAGAAAGTTGTGGCCAAGCTGGACAATACAAAAG GAATTCCTGCGTCACTTAGCTGGTGCTGGAATGCAGGTGATGCAGTTGCATTTGTGTCCCACAGAGGTCCGTTGTACATTTGGACTATCTCAGGACCTGACAGCGGGGTAACTGTACATAGAGAAGCACATAGTTTCTTGTCAGATATCAGTCTGTTTAGATGGcatccaaagaaaaaaggaaaagtagtaTTTGGACATACTGATGGAAGCCTATCTATTTTTCAGCCAG GttctaaaaatcagaaacatgTCTTAAGACCAGAGTCTCTTGAAGGAACAGATGAAGAGGATCCAGTTACAGCGCTGGAGTGGGACCCTTTGTCAACTGACTACCTTCTTGTTGCTAATTTACATAATGGTATTCGACTAGTTGATTCTGAATCTCTGTCCTGTATCACAACTTTTAATTTTCCCAGTGCAGCAGCATCTGTTCAGTGTTTAGCCTGGGTTTCTAGTGCACCTGGAATGTTTATAACTGGAG ATTCTCAGGTTGGTGTGTTACGTATTTGGAATGTTTCACGTACAACACCTATAGATAACTTTAAATTGAAGAAAACTGGTTTCCATGGTTTGCATGTGCTAAGTTCTCCTCCAAAGAAAAAGT cATGTTCATCACAGTATCCTACTAAAAATCACCATACATCCTCAACAAGTGAGGCTGTTCCTCCTCCAACTTTAACCCAAAACCAAGCATTTTCTCTTCCACCTGGTCACGCTGTCTGTTGCTTCATGGATGGTGGAGTGGGGCTTTACGACATGGGAGCCAAAAAGTGGGATTTCCTTAGAGATTTG gGACATGTTGAGACCATCTTTGATTGCAAATTCAAACCTGATAACCCTGATCTTCTTGCTACAGCTTCATTTGATGGCACAATAAAAGTTTGGGACATAAATACTTTAACAGCGGTTTACACATCTCCTGGTAATGAGGGGGTTATTTATTCCCTTTCTTGGGCTCCAG GAGATCTGAACTGCATAGCAGGTGCAACATCCAGAAATGGTGGCTTCATCTGGGATGTCCTAAAAGGCAAAATGATAACCAGATTCAGTGAG CATGGAAAGAATGGAATCTTCTGCATTGCCTGGAGTCATAAAGATTCCAAAAGAATAGCAACCTGCAGCGGTGATGGATTTTG TATTATTCGAACCATTGATGGCAAGGTTCTTCACAAGTACAAACATCCAGCTGCAGTGTTTGGCTGTGATTGGAGTCAAAACAACAA agatATGATAGCTACTGGATGTGAGGATAAAAATGTTCGTGTTTACTACTTGGCAACCAGCTCTGATCAGCCACTGAAAGTTTTTACAGGGCATACTGCAAAGGTGTTTCATGTACGGTGGTCTCCTCTGAGAGAAGGAATCCTCTGCAGTGGCTCTGATGATGG TACTGTTCGAATATGGGATTATACACAGGATGCCTGTATAAATGTTCTTAGTGGACATACAGCTCCAGTACGGGGACTGATGTGGAATCCTGAAATTCCTTACCTTCTAATATCCGGTAGTTGGGACTATACAATTCGAGTCTGGGACACAAGAGATGGAACATGTTTGGACACAGTTTATGATCATGGTGCAGATGTATatg GATTAACATGTCATCCTAGTCGTCCGTTTACTATGGCATCTTGCTCTCGTGACTCCACTGTGAGACTCTGGTCATTGACACCTCTTATAAACCCTCTACAAATAAATATCTTAGCAGATAGATGTTGGGATGAGATTATTGGTAATACAG aTCGTGCTGTGGAATCTGGTGCTCCTCCTTTGCTCTGTGGTAAAGTTTCCAGGGATATTAAACAAGAAGTGGAAAAATTGACAGGAAATCCTCGAGGAAACAAGCTAAGGTggttttcagaatgtttttca CCTCCAGGAGGCAGCAAAAATTTATGGGATTTGGTTGCTGTAATAAAAGGACAGGATGACAGTTTGCTTCCACAAAACTACTGCAAAGGAATTATGCATATGAAACATCTCATTAGATTTAGAATG TCCAAGGCACAAGAACTGACAACAGTAAAAATGTCCAAGTTTGGAGGTGGTATTGGTGCACCAAGCAAAGAGGAGAGGCTTaaagaagctgcagaaatacatttaagatTGGGACAAATTCAGCGATATTGTGAACTAATGGTAGAACTTGGAGAG TGGGACAAAGCGCTCTCAGTTGCACCTGGTGTATCGATGAAATATTGGAGGAAGTTAATGCAAAG GAGAGCTGATCAGttaattcaggaagaaaatgatgaTGTCATCCCATACTGTATAGCTATCGGAGATGTGAAGAAACTAGTCTCTTTCTTTACTTCAAGAGGCCAGCTTAAAGAGGCTCTTCTTGTTGCACAG ACAGCTTGTGAGGGAAATATACAGATGTCACCACTCTCCACAACAAGTGGATCTTCAAATTCTGGTGGAAACAATACAGATGATTATAACGA GCTTCTGCACAAGGTCAGTAAAGAACTGGCAGAATGGTATTTCCAGGATGGCCATGCGGTGCTTGCAGCATGTTGCCATCTGGCTGTTGAAAATAtagag CTTGCGATGGCAAACCTGATTCGTGGAAATGAACTGGAGTTGGCAATCAGTGTGGGTACTGTCTTAGGAGAAAGTGCAGCACAAGCAACACATTATGCCCTAGAATTACTAGCAAGAAAATGTATGACAGTAACAACATG CTTTCCATCACTTGGATACAG TGTCATCTTTTGTTTGTGCAGGGATTTAGCAGCTGATCTTCTTATGATGATTCCTGATAATAAACTGCAGTTAGTAAAACTATGTGCTTTTTATCCTGGATGCATAGCAGAAATAAATGACCTGCATGAAAAG tgtaATCTTCCTGATGTAGAAGAATGTATGCAGTTGGCAGAGACAATTCAGGCAGATGGGGATATATTTGAAACTATAAAGTACTATCTGTTAAGCACAGAACCTGAAAAGGCTCTCCCTATTGGCATTCAGTATGTGAAAG AACAACTTTGTGGCTCCGATTGGACTTTAGATTCAGTCTGTCCGTATCTTGATCTTCTAAGTTACATACGCACTGAACGATTAGTGTTGCATAAATGTAGTGA ATTTCGGAATGAGTTGCTGATTTTGTGTGGTTACATTGGGGCTTTACTTGCTATCAGAAGACAATACAATAGCATTGTACCTGCACTTTATGAGTATACAAG tcaacttttaaaaagacGGGAAGTATCTGTACCTTTGAAAATTGAACAGCTTTCTGAGGAGCTAGATGCATGGAGAGCTTGTACTCAATTAAACAA GCCTAGCGATGAATTGCCGTGCACCCCGCCATCTGAAGCACAGAGAATGGTGTATTCAATACTCGTTTCACGAATACAAGAGGAGCCTCTGAAAGGAATGGTTGGGCCAGACTATGTCACTGGATCAAATCTCCCTAGTCATTCAGATGTTCACATCTCCTGTTTGACAGGGCTAAGGATACAG
- the WDR17 gene encoding WD repeat-containing protein 17 isoform X1, with amino-acid sequence MAWMTYISHWFDEDDWYEGQQRAKMSQVKQVGLLAAGCQPWNKDVCAASGDRFAYCATLAIYIYQLDHRYNEFKLRAIMSEHKKTITAISWCPHNPDVFASASADSLVIIWNVTEQKVVAKLDNTKGIPASLSWCWNAGDAVAFVSHRGPLYIWTISGPDSGVTVHREAHSFLSDISLFRWHPKKKGKVVFGHTDGSLSIFQPGSKNQKHVLRPESLEGTDEEDPVTALEWDPLSTDYLLVANLHNGIRLVDSESLSCITTFNFPSAAASVQCLAWVSSAPGMFITGDSQVGVLRIWNVSRTTPIDNFKLKKTGFHGLHVLSSPPKKKSCSSQYPTKNHHTSSTSEAVPPPTLTQNQAFSLPPGHAVCCFMDGGVGLYDMGAKKWDFLRDLGHVETIFDCKFKPDNPDLLATASFDGTIKVWDINTLTAVYTSPGNEGVIYSLSWAPGDLNCIAGATSRNGGFIWDVLKGKMITRFSEHGKNGIFCIAWSHKDSKRIATCSGDGFCIIRTIDGKVLHKYKHPAAVFGCDWSQNNKDMIATGCEDKNVRVYYLATSSDQPLKVFTGHTAKVFHVRWSPLREGILCSGSDDGTVRIWDYTQDACINVLSGHTAPVRGLMWNPEIPYLLISGSWDYTIRVWDTRDGTCLDTVYDHGADVYGLTCHPSRPFTMASCSRDSTVRLWSLTPLINPLQINILADRCWDEIIGNTDRAVESGAPPLLCGKVSRDIKQEVEKLTGNPRGNKLRWFSECFSPPGGSKNLWDLVAVIKGQDDSLLPQNYCKGIMHMKHLIRFRMSKAQELTTVKMSKFGGGIGAPSKEERLKEAAEIHLRLGQIQRYCELMVELGEWDKALSVAPGVSMKYWRKLMQRRADQLIQEENDDVIPYCIAIGDVKKLVSFFTSRGQLKEALLVAQTACEGNIQMSPLSTTSGSSNSGGNNTDDYNELLHKVSKELAEWYFQDGHAVLAACCHLAVENIELAMANLIRGNELELAISVGTVLGESAAQATHYALELLARKCMTVTTCFPSLGYRDLAADLLMMIPDNKLQLVKLCAFYPGCIAEINDLHEKCNLPDVEECMQLAETIQADGDIFETIKYYLLSTEPEKALPIGIQYVKEQLCGSDWTLDSVCPYLDLLSYIRTERLVLHKCSEFRNELLILCGYIGALLAIRRQYNSIVPALYEYTSQLLKRREVSVPLKIEQLSEELDAWRACTQLNKPSDELPCTPPSEAQRMVYSILVSRIQEEPLKGMVGPDYVTGSNLPSHSDVHISCLTGLRIQGPVFFLEDGKSAVSLNDALMWAKVNPFSPLGTGIRLNPF; translated from the exons gcaaaaatgtCACAGGTTAAACAAGTGGGACTTTTAGCTGCTGGATGTCAGCCATGGAACAAGGATGTATGTGCTGCTAGTGGGGACAGATTTGCCTACTGTGCTACCCTTGCTATTTATATTTATCAg cTGGATCACCGATACAATGAATTCAAGCTCCGGGCAATTATGTCTGAGCATAAGAAGACAATCACAGCCATATCTTGGTGTCCCCACAATCCTGACGTGTTTGCAAGTGCCAGTGCAGATAGTTTAGTGATTATTTGGAATGTGACTGAACAGAAAGTTGTGGCCAAGCTGGACAATACAAAAG GAATTCCTGCGTCACTTAGCTGGTGCTGGAATGCAGGTGATGCAGTTGCATTTGTGTCCCACAGAGGTCCGTTGTACATTTGGACTATCTCAGGACCTGACAGCGGGGTAACTGTACATAGAGAAGCACATAGTTTCTTGTCAGATATCAGTCTGTTTAGATGGcatccaaagaaaaaaggaaaagtagtaTTTGGACATACTGATGGAAGCCTATCTATTTTTCAGCCAG GttctaaaaatcagaaacatgTCTTAAGACCAGAGTCTCTTGAAGGAACAGATGAAGAGGATCCAGTTACAGCGCTGGAGTGGGACCCTTTGTCAACTGACTACCTTCTTGTTGCTAATTTACATAATGGTATTCGACTAGTTGATTCTGAATCTCTGTCCTGTATCACAACTTTTAATTTTCCCAGTGCAGCAGCATCTGTTCAGTGTTTAGCCTGGGTTTCTAGTGCACCTGGAATGTTTATAACTGGAG ATTCTCAGGTTGGTGTGTTACGTATTTGGAATGTTTCACGTACAACACCTATAGATAACTTTAAATTGAAGAAAACTGGTTTCCATGGTTTGCATGTGCTAAGTTCTCCTCCAAAGAAAAAGT cATGTTCATCACAGTATCCTACTAAAAATCACCATACATCCTCAACAAGTGAGGCTGTTCCTCCTCCAACTTTAACCCAAAACCAAGCATTTTCTCTTCCACCTGGTCACGCTGTCTGTTGCTTCATGGATGGTGGAGTGGGGCTTTACGACATGGGAGCCAAAAAGTGGGATTTCCTTAGAGATTTG gGACATGTTGAGACCATCTTTGATTGCAAATTCAAACCTGATAACCCTGATCTTCTTGCTACAGCTTCATTTGATGGCACAATAAAAGTTTGGGACATAAATACTTTAACAGCGGTTTACACATCTCCTGGTAATGAGGGGGTTATTTATTCCCTTTCTTGGGCTCCAG GAGATCTGAACTGCATAGCAGGTGCAACATCCAGAAATGGTGGCTTCATCTGGGATGTCCTAAAAGGCAAAATGATAACCAGATTCAGTGAG CATGGAAAGAATGGAATCTTCTGCATTGCCTGGAGTCATAAAGATTCCAAAAGAATAGCAACCTGCAGCGGTGATGGATTTTG TATTATTCGAACCATTGATGGCAAGGTTCTTCACAAGTACAAACATCCAGCTGCAGTGTTTGGCTGTGATTGGAGTCAAAACAACAA agatATGATAGCTACTGGATGTGAGGATAAAAATGTTCGTGTTTACTACTTGGCAACCAGCTCTGATCAGCCACTGAAAGTTTTTACAGGGCATACTGCAAAGGTGTTTCATGTACGGTGGTCTCCTCTGAGAGAAGGAATCCTCTGCAGTGGCTCTGATGATGG TACTGTTCGAATATGGGATTATACACAGGATGCCTGTATAAATGTTCTTAGTGGACATACAGCTCCAGTACGGGGACTGATGTGGAATCCTGAAATTCCTTACCTTCTAATATCCGGTAGTTGGGACTATACAATTCGAGTCTGGGACACAAGAGATGGAACATGTTTGGACACAGTTTATGATCATGGTGCAGATGTATatg GATTAACATGTCATCCTAGTCGTCCGTTTACTATGGCATCTTGCTCTCGTGACTCCACTGTGAGACTCTGGTCATTGACACCTCTTATAAACCCTCTACAAATAAATATCTTAGCAGATAGATGTTGGGATGAGATTATTGGTAATACAG aTCGTGCTGTGGAATCTGGTGCTCCTCCTTTGCTCTGTGGTAAAGTTTCCAGGGATATTAAACAAGAAGTGGAAAAATTGACAGGAAATCCTCGAGGAAACAAGCTAAGGTggttttcagaatgtttttca CCTCCAGGAGGCAGCAAAAATTTATGGGATTTGGTTGCTGTAATAAAAGGACAGGATGACAGTTTGCTTCCACAAAACTACTGCAAAGGAATTATGCATATGAAACATCTCATTAGATTTAGAATG TCCAAGGCACAAGAACTGACAACAGTAAAAATGTCCAAGTTTGGAGGTGGTATTGGTGCACCAAGCAAAGAGGAGAGGCTTaaagaagctgcagaaatacatttaagatTGGGACAAATTCAGCGATATTGTGAACTAATGGTAGAACTTGGAGAG TGGGACAAAGCGCTCTCAGTTGCACCTGGTGTATCGATGAAATATTGGAGGAAGTTAATGCAAAG GAGAGCTGATCAGttaattcaggaagaaaatgatgaTGTCATCCCATACTGTATAGCTATCGGAGATGTGAAGAAACTAGTCTCTTTCTTTACTTCAAGAGGCCAGCTTAAAGAGGCTCTTCTTGTTGCACAG ACAGCTTGTGAGGGAAATATACAGATGTCACCACTCTCCACAACAAGTGGATCTTCAAATTCTGGTGGAAACAATACAGATGATTATAACGA GCTTCTGCACAAGGTCAGTAAAGAACTGGCAGAATGGTATTTCCAGGATGGCCATGCGGTGCTTGCAGCATGTTGCCATCTGGCTGTTGAAAATAtagag CTTGCGATGGCAAACCTGATTCGTGGAAATGAACTGGAGTTGGCAATCAGTGTGGGTACTGTCTTAGGAGAAAGTGCAGCACAAGCAACACATTATGCCCTAGAATTACTAGCAAGAAAATGTATGACAGTAACAACATG CTTTCCATCACTTGGATACAG GGATTTAGCAGCTGATCTTCTTATGATGATTCCTGATAATAAACTGCAGTTAGTAAAACTATGTGCTTTTTATCCTGGATGCATAGCAGAAATAAATGACCTGCATGAAAAG tgtaATCTTCCTGATGTAGAAGAATGTATGCAGTTGGCAGAGACAATTCAGGCAGATGGGGATATATTTGAAACTATAAAGTACTATCTGTTAAGCACAGAACCTGAAAAGGCTCTCCCTATTGGCATTCAGTATGTGAAAG AACAACTTTGTGGCTCCGATTGGACTTTAGATTCAGTCTGTCCGTATCTTGATCTTCTAAGTTACATACGCACTGAACGATTAGTGTTGCATAAATGTAGTGA ATTTCGGAATGAGTTGCTGATTTTGTGTGGTTACATTGGGGCTTTACTTGCTATCAGAAGACAATACAATAGCATTGTACCTGCACTTTATGAGTATACAAG tcaacttttaaaaagacGGGAAGTATCTGTACCTTTGAAAATTGAACAGCTTTCTGAGGAGCTAGATGCATGGAGAGCTTGTACTCAATTAAACAA GCCTAGCGATGAATTGCCGTGCACCCCGCCATCTGAAGCACAGAGAATGGTGTATTCAATACTCGTTTCACGAATACAAGAGGAGCCTCTGAAAGGAATGGTTGGGCCAGACTATGTCACTGGATCAAATCTCCCTAGTCATTCAGATGTTCACATCTCCTGTTTGACAGGGCTAAGGATACAG